A window of the Cicer arietinum cultivar CDC Frontier isolate Library 1 chromosome 6, Cicar.CDCFrontier_v2.0, whole genome shotgun sequence genome harbors these coding sequences:
- the LOC101499085 gene encoding protein SOSEKI 2 yields MDNRCSQRGGGRETSPDRAKICRMKQKVKPIRKVQVVYYLSRNGLLEHPHFMEVTLLPNQPLRLKDVFDRLMALRGSGMPSQYSWSTKRNYKSGYVWHDLALKDIIHPSEEGAEYVLKGSELVEGCSGRFQQVNLGDKQPQQAEQNFISTYKNNSKSKVAVLNGSRCSQQKESEDQYEEYSEELLDGEKTSYTSSTTTPHSRCSRGVSTEELDEVVLITNPLNSNTTLADKLKQREDRRVNYPKRLVEGPVSLTSAAPSRYSVLLQLIACGSSGSEFKEKQQETRLSNVGTSKRRESNVHEDDSICVSENPRLLGNLQSEEKEYFSGSIVESMKANRQTDPVLKKSNSYNEERRSRLGMEEVRLKDREEDKRGGAVKEKCIPLRKSSKETRK; encoded by the exons ATGGATAATCGTTGTTCACAACGAGGTGGTGGTAGAGAGACGAGTCCAGACCGTGCGAAAATATGTAGGATGAAGCAAAAGGTGAAGCCCATTAGAAAAGTCCAAGTTGTTTACTATCTATCTCGTAATGGCTTATTGGAGCATCCACATTTCATGGAAGTCACTCTTCTGCCTAATCAACCTCTCCGTTTGAAAG ATGTATTTGATCGGCTGATGGCGCTAAGAGGAAGTGGCATGCCTTCTCAATATTCATGGTCTACTAAAAG AAACTATAAGAGCGGATATGTGTGGCATGACTTGGCACTGAAGGATATAATACATCCATCAGAAGAAGGAGCAGAGTATGTACTTAAAGGATCTGAACTAGTTGAAGGATGTTCCG GAAGATTTCAACAAGTAAACTTGGGCGATAAACAGCCACAACAGGCAGAACAAAATTTTATTAGCACTTATAAGAATAATTCAAAGAGCAAGGTGGCGGTATTGAATGGATCAAGATGCTCCCAACAGAAAGAGAGTGAAGATCAATATGAAGAATACTCTGAGGAATTATTAGATGGAGAGAAAACAAGTTACACAAGCTCCACTACAACACCTCACTCTCGTTGCTCTAGAGGTGTATCAACAGAAGAACTCGATGAGGTTGTTCTTATAACTAATCCTCTTAATTCCAATACTACCCTCGCCGATAAACTCAAACAAAGAGAGGATAGAAGGGTCAATTACCCGAAACGGTTAGTGGAAGGACCGGTTTCGCTTACGTCAGCAGCACCGAGTCGTTACTCGGTTTTGTTGCAACTGATTGCGTGTGGAAGTTCGGGTTCGGAGTTCAAGGAGAAGCAGCAGGAAACGCGGTTGAGCAATGTGGGGACCTCCAAGAGGAGGGAAAGCAACGTTCATGAGGATGATAGTATATGCGTGTCGGAGAATCCGAGGTTGTTAGGGAATTTGCAATCAGAGGAGAAGGAATACTTTAGCGGGAGCATTGTGGAATCCATGAAAGCGAACCGCCAGACCGACCCTGTgcttaagaaatctaattcctATAACGAAGAAAG GAGAAGTAGACTAGGGATGGAAGAAGTGAGATTAAAGGATAGGGAGGAAGACAAGAGGGGAGGAGCAGTGAAAGAAAAATGCATCCCGCTTAGGAAATCTTCCAAAGAGACTAGGAAATAA
- the LOC101499402 gene encoding probable glucan 1,3-beta-glucosidase A, with translation MCNQLFYVNLFFILYFSLFHNVFAAQTKNFNLQLKAVNLGNWLVTEGWMKPSLFDGITNNDLLDGTQVHFMSTKLQMYLCAEHGGGTIVVANRTKAAGWETFRLWRVNETFFNLRVSNKQFVGLEDEGGKNKLVAGLDSPGKKETFEIVRNNDDRNRVRIRAANGLFLQAISESVVNAEEDYEESSWEDNDPSVFKMSVLSDTVLKGEYQITNGYGPQKAPKIMRDHWKTYITEDDFRFMSENGLNAVRIPVGWWITKDPTPPNPFVGGSLKTLDNAFTWAQKYGMKVIVDLHAAPASQNGRVHSASRDGYTEWGDPFIPDTVATIDFLAQRYADSPSLIAIELMNEPQGVNLESLKRYYQEGYDAVRKHTSSAYVIMSNPLDRDSKVLLPFVRAFDKVVIDVHYYNLFSDKFSNMNVKQNIDYIKDHRASDLSSLTTSNGPPIFVGEWSGEWKVQSASKIDYQKFMQVQMEVYSRDTFGWAYWAYKCDSNYWSLKWMLDNNYVKL, from the exons ATGtgcaatcaattattttatgtgAACCTTTTCTTCATTTTGTATTTCTCATTATTTCACAATGTTTTTGCTGCTCAAACCAAAAACTTCAATTTGCAACTAAAGGCTGTGAACCTTGGAAATTGGCTTGTTACCGAAGGATGGATGAAACCTTCTCTCTTTGATGGAATAACCAACAATGATCTTTTG gATGGAACTCAAGTGCATTTCATGTCAACAAAGTTGCAAATGTATCTCTGCGCAGAACATGGTGGAGGAACTATTGTTGTTGCTAACCGAACCAAAGCTGCGGGTTGGGAAACTTTCAGG TTGTGGAGGGTGAATGAAACCTTCTTCAATTTGAGAGTGTCTAATAAGCAATTTGTGGGATTGGAAGATGAAGGTGGAAAAAACAAATTAGTGGCTGGTTTAGATTCACCTGGCAAGAAGGAAACATTTGAGATTGTGAGAAATAATGATGATAGAAACAGGGTCCGGATCAGAGCAGCAAATGGACTGTTCCTACAG GCCATATCAGAGAGTGTAGTGAATGCAGAAGAAGATTATGAAGAATCGAGTTGGGAGGATAATGACCCTTCTGTATTCAAAATGAGTGTTTTGTCAGACACAGTTCTAAAAGGCGAATACCAAATTACAAATGGTTATGGTCCACAAAAAGCTCCCAAAATCATGCGG GATCACTGGAAGACATATATAACAGAGGATGATTTCAGATTTATGTCAGAAAATGGATTAAATGCAGTAAGAATTCCCGTGGGGTGGTGGATAACTAAGGACCCAACACCTCCTAACCCATTTGTTGGAGGATCCTTAAAAACACTTGACAATGCCTTCACATGGGCACA AAAGTATGGAATGAAAGTAATTGTGGACCTGCATGCTGCACCAGCTTCACAAAATGGAAGAGTTCATAGTGCATCAAGGGATGGATATACAGAATGGGGAGATCCATTCATTCCTGATACTGTTGCAACAATAGACTTTCTAGCTCAAAg ATATGCGGACAGTCCAAGTCTAATTGCAATAGAACTGATGAATGAGCCTCAAGGAGTTAATCTGGAAAGCCTTAAAAGGTATTATCAAGAAGGTTATGATGCTGTAAGGAAACACACCTCAAGTGCTTATGTGATAATGTCTAACCCTCTAGATAGAGATTCAAAAGTGCTTCTACCGTTTGTTAGAGCATTTGATAAAGTTGTCATTGATGTGCATTACTACAACCTCTTTTCGGATAAGTTCTCAAACATGAATGTGAAACAGAACATTGATTATATTAAAGATCATAGAGCTTCTGACCTTAGCTCTCTGACCACATCAAATGGACCCCCCATCTTTGttg GGGAGTGGAGCGGTGAGTGGAAGGTTCAGAGTGCTTCAAAGATAGATTACCAAAAATTTATGCAAGTACAAATGGAGGTATATTCTCGTGACACATTTGGATGGGCTTATTGGGCTTACAAATGCGACTCTAATTACTGGAGTCTCAAGTGGATGCTTGATAACAATTACGTTAAGCTTTAA
- the LOC101499706 gene encoding inositol-3-phosphate synthase-like has protein sequence MFIESFKVESPNVKYTDTEIQSVYSYETTELVHENRNNTYQWVVKPKTIKYEFKTQTHVPKLGVMLVGWGGNNGSTLTGGVIANREGISWATKDKIQQSNYFGSLTQASAIRVGSFQGEEIYAPFKSLLPMVNPEDIVWGGWDINNMNLADAMGRARVFDIDLQKQLRPYMESMVPLPGIYDPDFIAANQGDRANNVINGTKKEQLQQIIKDIKEFKEASKIDKVVVLWTANTERYSNVVVGLNDTMENLLASVDKNEAEISPSTLYALACVLENVPFINGSPQNTFVPGLIDLAIQRNSLIGGDDFKSGQTKMKSVLVDFLVGAGIKPTSIVSYNHLGNNDGMNLSAPQTFRSKEISKSNVVDDMVNSNAILYQPGEHPDHVVVIKYVPYVADSKRAMDEYISEIFMGGKNTIVLHNTCEDSLLAAPIILDLVLLAELSTRIQFKSQHEDKFHSFHPVATILSYLTKAPLVPPGTPVVNALSKQRAMLENILRACVGLAPENNMILEYK, from the exons ATGTTCATTGAGAGTTTTAAGGTTGAAAGTCCTAACGTGAAGTACACAGATACTGAGATTCAGTCAGTATACAGTTACGAAACAACCGAACTTGTTCATGAAAACCGAAATAACACTTATCAGTGGGTTGTCAAGCCCAAAACCAtcaaatatgaatttaaaacCCAAACACATGTCCCTAAATTGGG GGTAATGCTCGTGGGGTGGGGTGGAAACAATGGTTCAACCCTCACTGGTGGTGTTATTGCAAACCGAGA ggGTATTTCATGGGCAACAAAGGACAAGATTCAGCAATCAAATTATTTTGGTTCGCTGACTCAGGCATCAGCTATTAGAGTGGGGTCTTTCCAAGGGGAGGAAATTTATGCCCCATTCAAAAGCCTTCTTCCAAtg GTAAACCCTGAGGACATTGTGTGGGGGGGATGGGATATCAATAACATGAACCTAGCTGATGCCATGGGCAGAGCCAGGGTGTTTGATATCGACCTTCAGAAACAATTAAGGCCTTACATGGAATCAATGGTTCCACTCCCTGGTATCTATGACCCTGATTTCATTGCTGCTAATCAAGGAGATCGTGCTAACAACGTTATTAATGGAACTAAGAAAGAACAACTCCAACAAATTATCAAAGACATCAA GGAGTTTAAGGAAGCTTCTAAGATTGACAAGGTTGTTGTACTGTGGACTGCTAACACAGAGAGGTACAGTAATGTTGTTGTGGGACTAAATGACACCATGGAAAATCTTTTGGCTTCTGTGGataagaatgaagctgagattTCCCCTTCAACCCTTTATGCATTGGCTTGTGTTCTTGAAAATGTTCCTTTCATCAATGGAAGCCCTCAAAACACCTTCGTCCCAG GGTTGATTGATCTGGCCATCCAAAGGAACAGTTTGATCGGTGGAGATGATTTTAAGAGTGGTCAGACAAAAATGAAGTCTGTGTTGGTTGATTTTCTTGTTGGGGCTGGTATCAAA CCAACATCAATAGTGAGTTACAACCATTTGGGAAACAATGATGGAATGAATCTCTCAGCTCCACAAACATTCCGCTCTAAGGAAATCTCCAAGAGCAATGTTGTTGATGATATGGTCAATAGTAATGCCATCCTCTATCAGCCTGGTGAACATCCGGACCATGTCGTCGTTATTAAG tATGTGCCTTATGTGGCGGACAGTAAGAGAGCAATGGATGAGTACATATCAGAGATATTCATGGGTGGAAAGAACACAATTGTGTTACACAACACATGTGAAGATTCACTTCTAGCAGCTCCTATTATATTGGACTTAGTGCTTCTTGCTGAGCTTAGCACTCGAATTCAGTTCAAATCTCAACATGAG GACAAGTTTCACTCATTCCACCCTGTTGCTACCATCCTCAGTTACCTCACTAAAGCTCCTCTT GTCCCACCAGGTACACCAGTGGTGAATGCATTGTCAAAGCAGAGAGCTATGCTGGAAAATATTCTAAGAGCTTGTGTTGGATTGGCTCCTGAGAACAACATGATTCTGGAATACAAGTGA
- the LOC101500018 gene encoding 2,3-bisphosphoglycerate-dependent phosphoglycerate mutase 1-like isoform X1, with the protein MAANFILQPAGFLDVPPFGSSRIFGKLISSRFFCNASHHKFNPVIASICNASAVDPTPSHSISHGSSTESTLILIRHGESMWNEKNLFTGCCDVPLTRRGVEEAIEAGKRISYIPVDMIFTSGLIRAKMTAMLAMTQHHQKKVPIIMHNESEQATTWSQVYSETTIKQSIPVITTWQLNERMYGELQGLNKKETAERYGKEQVHEWRRSYDIQPPKGESLEMCLRRAVTYFKEFIEPQLQSGKHVMVAAHANSLRSIIMYLDKMTSQEVTNLELSTGIPLLYIYKDGRFSSRGSPVGPTEAGVYAYTESLAVYRQQLDEMSH; encoded by the exons ATGGCTGCTAATTTTATTCTCCAACCTGCGGGTTTTCTTGACGTTCCTCCCTTTGGATCTTCTAGAATATTCGGGAAATTAATCTCATCGCGCTTTTTTTGCAATGCTAGCCACCATAAATTCAATCCCGTTATTGCATCCATTTGTAATGCTTCTGCTGTTGATCCCACACCATCGCACTCCATTTCTCATGGCTCATCAA CTGAGAGTACTTTGATATTGATTCGTCATGGTGAGTCGATGTGGAATGAAAAGAACTTATTCACGGGATGTTGTGATGTGCCTTTGACAAGGAGAGGAGTAGAGGAAGCCATTGAAGCTGGTAAGAGGATTAGCTATATACCGGTTGATATGATTTTTACATCTGGGCTGATCCGAGCAAAGATGACAGCTATGCTTGCAATGACTCAGCATCACCAAAAGAAG GTTCCAATTATCATGCATAATGAGAGTGAACAGGCAACAACATGGAGTCAAGTATACAGTGAAACAACCATAAAACAATCCATTCCAGTTATAACAACTTGGCAGTTGAATGAAAGGAT GTATGGGGAATTACAGGGTCTTAATAAGAAGGAGACTGCAGAAAGATATGGGAAGGAGCAAGTGCACGAGTGGCGTCGCAGTTATGATATTCAACCTCCCAAGGGTGAGAGCTTGGAAATGTGCTTACGGAGAGCTGTTACctattttaaagaattt ATTGAACCCCAGCTGCAATCAGGAAAGCATGTGATGGTTGCTGCTCATGCGAACTCATTGAGGTCTATTATAATGTATCTAGACAAAATGACCTCTCAAGAG GTCACTAATTTAGAATTGTCAACTGGTATACCGTTGCTATACATATATAAAGATGGAAGGTTTAGTAGTAGAGGGAGTCCCGTGGGACCTACAGAAGCTGGTGTTTATGCATATACTGAG AGCTTAGCTGTTTACAGACAACAACTGGATGAAATGTCACATTGA
- the LOC101500018 gene encoding 2,3-bisphosphoglycerate-dependent phosphoglycerate mutase 1-like isoform X2 yields MWNEKNLFTGCCDVPLTRRGVEEAIEAGKRISYIPVDMIFTSGLIRAKMTAMLAMTQHHQKKVPIIMHNESEQATTWSQVYSETTIKQSIPVITTWQLNERMYGELQGLNKKETAERYGKEQVHEWRRSYDIQPPKGESLEMCLRRAVTYFKEFIEPQLQSGKHVMVAAHANSLRSIIMYLDKMTSQEVTNLELSTGIPLLYIYKDGRFSSRGSPVGPTEAGVYAYTESLAVYRQQLDEMSH; encoded by the exons ATGTGGAATGAAAAGAACTTATTCACGGGATGTTGTGATGTGCCTTTGACAAGGAGAGGAGTAGAGGAAGCCATTGAAGCTGGTAAGAGGATTAGCTATATACCGGTTGATATGATTTTTACATCTGGGCTGATCCGAGCAAAGATGACAGCTATGCTTGCAATGACTCAGCATCACCAAAAGAAG GTTCCAATTATCATGCATAATGAGAGTGAACAGGCAACAACATGGAGTCAAGTATACAGTGAAACAACCATAAAACAATCCATTCCAGTTATAACAACTTGGCAGTTGAATGAAAGGAT GTATGGGGAATTACAGGGTCTTAATAAGAAGGAGACTGCAGAAAGATATGGGAAGGAGCAAGTGCACGAGTGGCGTCGCAGTTATGATATTCAACCTCCCAAGGGTGAGAGCTTGGAAATGTGCTTACGGAGAGCTGTTACctattttaaagaattt ATTGAACCCCAGCTGCAATCAGGAAAGCATGTGATGGTTGCTGCTCATGCGAACTCATTGAGGTCTATTATAATGTATCTAGACAAAATGACCTCTCAAGAG GTCACTAATTTAGAATTGTCAACTGGTATACCGTTGCTATACATATATAAAGATGGAAGGTTTAGTAGTAGAGGGAGTCCCGTGGGACCTACAGAAGCTGGTGTTTATGCATATACTGAG AGCTTAGCTGTTTACAGACAACAACTGGATGAAATGTCACATTGA